In the Armatimonadota bacterium genome, CCCTGGGGCACACCCCATGCCAGCCCGCAAACCACAGCTCCCAAGGCCGCCAACCGAACTGCAGAACGACCGCCCTTCATACTCCATCCTTGACGAGCTTGTAGCCCTTCGGCGGCACGAACCGGAACATGGATTCCGGGATCTTGGGATTAGTCTTGAGGTCGGAGAATAGCCGCACCTGGGTGATCGATCCCAGGTTTGCCGAAACACCGAGCGGATCGTGCGTCAACAGGTCGAAGAAGACGTACATCTTGGTCTCTTTGGTCAAGCGCTTGCCGTCCAGCTCAACTCGGAGCGCCTGCTTGCCGTGCCAGGAAACCTTCGCCGGCTCTCCGATAGGGGGGAGTCCCATGCTGGAAAAGTCGAGCCCGACTTCGCGAGACAGCGACCAATCCTTCTGTACTCCCTCGAAGATCTTGTAACCCTTCTCGCTGGGTTTGATGCTCCAGCTCTTCGTTGGGCAGCCGATGAAGATGCCCTGGGCCGACTCGTATCGGTAGTAGCCTCCGCGCTTCCACCACCACTTGGTGGTTTGTGGCTTGGGGAACTCCTCAGTGGTGACGGTGACCGTCACCGACATCGATGTGGCGGCCTCGATCCGGCGGTGGACCTCGTCCAGCAAGGGTTGGGACTGGAAAGCTTGCCACATCCATATCGCCGCGATCATGAGTGCATGTTAGCACTGGAAATGGACGAGGGCCGTATGTGGCATGACCGTCCCGGTCATGTCCGATCCCTCTTGAATCAGGTCGCGACTCCCTACCCGGACCGGGACGGTCCGGGGATACATGACCGAGACGGTCATGCCACATCGATGGCCTTCTCGGTACTCTTTCACCTGCGGAGCCAGACCCATAGCAACTCACCAGAAAACCTGAGAACCTGAACACCCAAAACCCTTACCACCTGGCTCCCAAGGAGCTTTCAATGTCCGACAAAATCCGCGTGACCGTGTGGGGCGAGAACGTCCACGAGCACGAGATGCCGAAGGTCGCCGCCATCTATCCCAAGGGCATGCACGGCTGCATCGCCGACGGCCTGAAGGAGGACCCGGCGTTCGACGTCAAGATCGCCACCCTCGACATGCCCGAGCACGGCCTGACCGAAGAGGTCCTGCTGAACACCGACGTGCTCACCTGGTGGGGCCACGCCGCGCACCACAAAGTCGACGACGCCATCGCCCAGCGCGTGAAGACCCGCGTGCTGGAGGGCATGGGGCTGATCGTGCTGCACTCGGGCCACTATTCCAAGATCTTCAAGTGGCTGATGGGCAGTTCGTGCTCGCTCTGCTGGCGCGAGGCCGACGAGCTGGAGCGCATCTGGATCTGCAATCCCGTGCACCCGATCGTGCAGGGCATCGAGGGGCCCTACTTCGAGATCCCGCAGGAGGAGATGTACGGCGAGCCGTTCGGCATCCCCGAGCCCAACGAGACCATCATGATCGGGCACTTCGAGGGCGGCAACGTGTTCCGCTCGGGCGTGGTGTTCCATCGCGGCGCGGGCACGATCTTCTATTTCCAGCCCGGCCACGAGACCTACCCGATCTACCACCAGAAGGAGATCAAGCTGATCCTGAAGAACGCGGCGAAGTACGTCGTGCCGAAGGGTCCGCGGTGGATCGACCAGGCGCCGCACATCCCGAAGGAGCAGGCGCCGGATCCCATTGCGGTGAAGGGATAGGGACCGAGGAACCAAGGGACAAAGGGACAAAGGGACGGAGGGACGAAGGGACGAAGGGACAAAGGGACGGAGGGACAAAGGGACGGAAGGACCGTCCGAGGTCCGAGTTGTGGCCCGATAGCCCCTCTCTCCTGCTCCGGAGGAGAGAGGGGTTGGGGAGAGAGGTCTGTGAGCGAAGCGAACTGCTCCGGCGAGTTTGACGGTCCATTCTCGAGGTCGGCCGGTTCCCGAAACCCACGGGGACTGCCATGATCCATCGCATCGCCATCCTCGTTCATCGCCACGAGGCGTTCGATCAGACCGCCTATTTCGTAAGCGAGTTCGCAAGGGTCTGGCTTGATCGCGGCATCGAAGTCGTCGTCGTGCGCGGACCGCAGGAACGCGTGGAGGCCGACGTTGCGATCCTCCACGTGGACCTGACGGTGATCCCACCTGAGTATCTCGCGCTCGCGAGGCGCTACCCCTCTTGCGTCAACGGCCACGTCGCAGACATCTCGAAACGAGTTGTGAGCACGCACTTGGTCCGGCCAGGGGACGGCTATTGCGGGCCAGTGATCGTCAAGTCGGATCGCAACTACGGTGGCCGGAAGGAACGTGATCTCGCCCTGCGTGGACACCTACCCCCGAGTTTCCTGCGCGTTCCAGCAAGCTACGATGTGTTCGAGTCGCCGGCCAGCGTTGCCGAGGATGTTTGGGCAGACCGTGACCTCGTTGTCGAACGCTTTTGTCCCGAGAAGGACGGCGACCTGTACAAGATGCGCACTTGGATGTTCTTCGGCGGCAAGGAGACCGGCTCGATTGCCTACTCACCCAAGCCCGTCGTTAAGTCCGAGAGCGTCGTGCACAGGAAGCCTCTGCATGAAGTGCCGGAGGAGCTGAGGATGATCCGGGAAGAGCTCGCTTTTGAATACGGCACGTTCAACTACGTGATGCACGAGGGCGAGGCGGTGCTGTTCGACGCCAACCGCGCCCCAGCGCTCGGCGCGTTCTCAAACGGCGACCCCTCGCCGGAGATTCGGTTCTTTGCGGACGGCATTTGGGACTTCGTCAGCTAGCGCTGTTGCGCCTTCGGAGGCCTCACGACCCGCCAACCGTCGTTTCGGTCCAACCACCGGACAGCAGCGAAATAGGGCACGCCACCCAAGGCGCATAGGATTGCGAAGAATGCCAGGTAAAGCGAGAACCGGGAGGCCGTCGCAAACATCAGAGCCAAGATCGAGCAGAGCAGTGCCGTGCCCGCACAAAACCAACCGAAACCGACAACCCACGAGCGGTTCGGCGAGCCCCAGATAGTGATCTTCACCCACAGGGGCACGTGAAGCTTCATCCCCGGTCTGGGGTAATCCACGAAGCTCCCCTTTGGCTCTGGCTCCATCGCAGCCCAATTTACCCGGCGAGCATCTCCCACCTTCCCTTGCTTGCGGCCGCCGGGCGCTCATCAGATCACGGGCTCCCGACCCAGGGCTGGCGCCCTGGGCTATCACATCAAGGCCCGTAGGGCCTCAGCGCCCAGCCTTGCGAAAGATCGTCGCGATGGCCAACCCCACAACCACCAGGCCTAACCCCCACAGGGCCAAGTTCACCCAATCGATCCTCCATCCTACAAGCATGTCATCACCAATGGCGCCATACGGCAAGCCGGGGAGAAATGGGCGTTGAGCCCATGTGCGAACCGCCCTTAGTCCGATGTGCCCGCACTTTGCTGCCTCAACACCTAAAGGTGCTGAGGCAGTTCATTCGACATTCGACATTCGTCAATCGCCCCCTACCTCACCTTCCCCAAGAGCACCTCGATCGCCTTGTCGAGCTGCGGGTCCTTGCCAGCAAAGTACTCTTCCGGCATCCAGTCCACCTTGAAGTCGGGCTGCTCACCCAGATCCTCGAGAGGCGAGCCGTCCAGGCGGTACACGCCGGTTCCCGGCATTCGCGCGCTGGTGCCATCGATCAGCGGGAACCCGCCGGTGTAGATCACGTAGCCTGGTGTCGGCATGCCGACCAGCGTCGCGAGCTTTCGCGCTTTCATGGCATAGGGGAACATCTCCGCGTTGCTGAAGCTCGTCTCGCCCATCATCACGACGGTCGGCAGACCCCAGGTCTGGCCTGGGCCAAGCTGCGGCGCCTCGTCGCGCGGCACGTAGATGGCGTTCGGCTGGCGCTCGATGACGTCGATCAGGCGGTCGCTGATGTTGCCGCCGCCGTTGTTGCGTACGTCGATAATCACGCCCTTCTTGCCTTGCGTCGCCTGCCAGAAGTCGCGCTGGAACTCGTCGAAGTTGCCGCCACCCATGCCGGCGATGTGCACATAAGTGAGCTTCCCACCCGTTTTCTCTTCGACGAACTTGCGTCGCCATTCCAGCAGGTTGCGGCGCACGATCCCGGAGTATTCGCCCGATGATATCGCTCGATATTTCACGGTCCGGGCGCCCTCCTTGCTGGCTGTAGCATTCACCAGCAGCGTGATCTCGCGGCCGGTTTGGTCGTTCAGCACGTCGCGGTAGAGCGCCTCATCCATCGACCCGTCCTTTCCGTTCACCTGCAGCACGATCTCGCCGGCTTTCAGCATCGTCTTGGTGAAGCTGCCGGGCACGCCTTTGGGTACTTCCTTGATCTTGATGCCGGGGCCATCGTAGCGGTAGTCCGCCGTGAAACCCAGATGCGCCGAGGTCGAGCCGCCCGGGTTGCCCGCGCCGGGGCCCGCTTCCGAGTGGCTGCTCTCCAGCTCGCCGACCATCATGTTCAGCAGCGTCGCCATTTCGTTCCGGTGGCCGACCGAATCCAGCAGTGGCTCGTAGCGCTTCTTGATCGCCGCCCAATCCCTTCCGTGGAAGTTGCCATCGTAGAAACTCCGGTTGTACTCGCGCCAGAACTGGTTGAACGCCGCCCCGCGCTCTTTGCGCACGTCGCGGGTCCAGTCCGCCCTGTAGGGCACAGTCGTCGTGGGGGTGTTCGGCTTGCCAAAATCCAAGATGTTCAGCGTGCCAGCCTTCAGGTAGAAGATCTGCTTGCCGTCCTGGCTGAAGTCAAACCCGGCCACGCCTCCGCCCGAAGTCATCCGCTTCAGGTCGTTTCCGTCATAGGCGGCCTTCCATAGATCGCCCTCGCTCAAGAAGTAAAGGTCGCCCTTCTCGGGGTCCATCAGCACCTTGCTCTGCGGAGCCTGCCCAATGAACCTCCTGGCGCGGTTCTCGATGCCGTCGAAGTCGATCGTGACCTTCGGGGTTGTCCCCGGCTTTTCGTACTTGAGCTGAAGTTCTTCGCTGCGAACATCCTCCTTCGTCAGCGGAAGAATGTAGAGCGCCGCGCCGCTCGCCGCGCCAAACCGCCCTCCGCCGCCACCTGCTGAGCGGTCGGAACGATAATAGAGGTACTTGCCGTCGGCGGACCATGATGGGTTGCCGTTCGGCATGTTCTCCTGGGTGACGTTGTACTCCTTCTTCTCTTGGGTGTCGTAGACCCAGATGTTGGTCCCCGACTCCCAATAGTAGTAACCGCTTCGGTCGAGCGCCTTGGCATAGGCGACCCAACGCCCATCGGGGCTCCAAGCGTAGGCGCCAGGGCCATTGCCGGGCTTGGAGAGCACCAGTTCCGGTGCGCCGCTGCCGTCGGCGCTGATCGTGTACACGCCGCCGGTCTTTCCTGCCAGCCAGAAGCTCAGCTTCTTCTTGTCGGGGGTGAATTGCAGTGCGAACACGTCGTTGTCGCTGGGCGTTAGCCGCTTCGCCGCTTTGGTCTCCAGGTTCAGGAGGTAGAGGGAGCGGGCGTTCTCGCGGTCGCTTACAAAGAACAGCGACTTGCCGTCGGGGGCATAGAATGGCTGCTCGTCCAGGCCCGCCCAATCGGTGAGCTGGGTTGCGTCCGAGGCGTTTGGGCCCTTTTCCTGCTTTACAGGGACGGACCACAGCTCGCCACGCACCTGAAAGACGAACGCGTCGTTCTTTGGGGAAAGGCTCAGGTCCTCGGCGCCCGCCGTCAGCACCAAACGCTCTTCATTGGTGGTCTTGTCGTCGATTATCGCGGTAATCGAGAGCTTCTCCGGTTTGCCTCCGGGAGCCAAGCTGTAGACCGAGCCATCCGACTCGAAGGCCATGATAGGTGCCTTGGTCGCCGCCGTCAGAAACCGCGCGGGAGCCCCGACCAGTTCGGTTTGGCGCTTCACGCGGCCGTTGGCGTCGAGTGCATAAACGTTGGGCGTTTTGGCGGCAGTGTCCACGTTCCTCGGGATCGGTTTGCCGACATAGCTGCTGCTGGGGGTCTTGTCGGTCACGGTGACGCAGTAGGCTTCGACACCGGGGGCTGGGCTGACCCACAGATGCTGGAACCCGTTCGCGCGAACCTTGGACCGGTTGCCGGAGGCGATATCAAACTTCCACACTTGGGCTGCGCCAGAGCCTTCGTAACGCGGGCGGTTCCATGGAATCTGCATGAGCCGGGTGTAGAGCACCGACTTTCCGTCCAGCGAATACCTCGGGTAGTTCACGGGCATCATGTCGAGGAATAGCGGCTTGAACTTGAGGGTCTTCACGGCAAGCTCGTAAATTCCGTTTTCCGATGCATCGCGAGTGCCGCGAAAGGCAATCCGTTTGCCATCTGGCGACCAATCGCTCGGGACCTCGCTGCCGGAGAACCAGGTGAGGCGCTGGACCGCACCGCCCTCGGCGGGGACCGCGAAGATGTCGTTGTTTCCGTACCGGTTGCTCGCAAAGGCGATCCACTTACCGTCCGGCGACCAGACCGCGTTGTCCTCCATTTCGATATGGTTGGTCAGCGGCACGGCCTTCCCGCCCTTGCTGGAAACGACCCAAATGTCGCCTCGATAGGTGAAGGCTAGCTTCGATCCGTCGGGGCTGAGTGCCAGGTTCCGAGCGCCGACCAGGTTGCGTGCGGGAGCCTCGGTGAGCTGGGCCTGCGAAACAGATGTTGCGATGAGTCCACAGGCAAGGACAACGATGCGGAAGGGGTGTCGTCGCATGAAGGCATGTTTACCTCCATATCAGCAAACCGGACTCATGTCAGGCGCATTCGCATCAAATCATTACTTTCTTGAGAACTATATTCACTACATTTTTGTATTCTAACTTTCACACATCTATCGTCACAATTGGCAGCTATTACTTCAATACTTATCGGAAGCCGTCGGGCCACACTCGGCGCGCTTCCGAGGAGAAACAGCATGAATCCGACGAGACTCGGAGTAGCCGGCGCATTTCTGTCAGGGTCTGCGATCGCATCCTGTGCGATCTACAACTACGCAACCTGGACCGACACTCCTGACGCAACTCACGTCAACGGGACCGTGATGGGCATTGGCTTGCACTTTGCCGGGGTGTACATGGATGCCCAACTCAACAACACGGGAACCTACTATTGGACCCAGGGGTCGCCGCCGCCGTACACCAGCGCCCAGGTCTCCAATGGGCCTGCCACCCGAGACGTCATCCGGTTGCGAGCCGTGTCGTCACTCAATCGAATCGAGTTCGATTCGCCGGTCGGGAATCCGATCATGGACGTTCTCAGCCTGGGCCGCAATGGCGGTCCGGTCCGCTACACCTTCAACCAGCCGTTCACGATCCTTAGCGAGGGCCAGGGGTATTTCGGAAACGGGACGCTCACGAACCCAAGCGGGAACATCCTTGAGGGGCGGGAAGGGCACGGGACGATCATGTTCTCCGGCAATGTGTCGTCCATCGAATGGACGGTAGACGTCGCCGAGTTCTGGCATGGATTCACGATTGGCGCCGTGCCTCCCGTTCCAGAGCCGAGCTCACTCCTCGGCTTGTGCCTCGGGGTTGCGGTAGCTGGGAGGCTGCGCCTAACGCGATAGGGCTACGAGCCGTTGCCTCCAATCCTGGTGCCTGCGGGTGTGTCTTCGCGGCAAGCCGCAATCGAACCTGGCGATTGTCTATAGCTGTGGGACCTTACTCCCATGGAATCAGCTGATCTGGCGCTGGACGGCGTCCAACAGAATTAGGAGGCACCAGATCATGAACAAGAAGACCTATTTGATGGCAGGATCGGCCTTGGCTGCGGCCGCGGGCGCGCTCTTCCTGGCGAAGAAGAAGGGCTGGAAACCTTTTCACAAATCGAGCTCAGGGAGCTTTTCCGAAGAGCCGATGCCCAAGACGAGCAGGATGCGCAAGGCGAAGTCGGCCGATGCGATGAACTGAGGCAGCCAGCTACCATTTGCCTTGGGCCATTTGAGGGGGCACACGTCCTTCCCGACGTGTGCCCCTGCTGCATTGGCGCTCCAAGGACCCGCAAATCTACTAGATCTCCTCTGAGCCGTCACAGACCCCAGCGTCCGGGACAACTCTATTCAGGGTCCTCTGTCAATTGGGCTGAGGCCTCAAGGGAGCTTGAAATGAGAGTGAATCGCCTTTCCACGCTGGCAGCGGTCTTGTGCGCGCTTTCGGTGCAGGCTGCGGCAGCCGTCTACACCTACGCCAACTGGAGCAGCCAACCTGACGGCGGCCATGTTGACGGGACGATCGCAGGCATCGGCGTCCACTACACCGGCGAGGTCTACTTCGCCAACCTTAACAACACGGGTGTCTACTACTGGACCCAGTACTCCCCGCCGCCATACACGAGCGCGACGGTGTCGAACGGGCCGGGAACGACAGACATCATCGGACAGAGCGTCTCGGGCGTTAACCGGATCGACTTCGATTCTCCCGTGATGAACCCCATCATGGCCATCTGCAGCATGGGCCAGCCCGGACTGCCAGTCACGTATTCGTTTAACCAGTCCTTCACTATTCTCAGCTATGGCTCCGGATATTGGGGATCGGGAACGCTTACGGACTTGGGTGGCAACGTGCTTGAGGGAAGGGAGGGCCACGGAACCATCCAGTTCTCCGGAGCGGTCTCCTCGATTATCTGGGAGGTTTCGCCTGATGAAGGCTGGCACGGTATCACCGTCGGTATCGTCCCGGAGCCCACATCGCTGGTGACCCTGAGCCTCGGCGGCCTGGCGCTGTTGCGTCGTCGTCGCAGCTGAACTCTGACTGGCTGCACTGGAGATGGGACACATCAAGAGCCGTAGCGAAGGAGCGGATCCTTCGCTACGGCTGTTCCTGACCACTGCCAAATAGGGATTGTTGGTGCACACCGTGCCCCTTCAAAGACTCCAGGAGTTCACCCGCCGACCAAATGGGAGATGCTCCCTTTCCGATCAGAGCTCGGTTTCCTGGCGGCATCTCCTCTCCACTTCTGACCATGAGTCCACCGAGCCCCATCCGCAGCGCCTCGACCGCCCCTGTCCATGTCCCCCCAGTTCCCAGATCAGAGGAAACCACCACGGTCGCTTGAGCATGCGCATAGATGAGTTTGTTGCGCCCCATGGCGTTGCCTGCGGAGAAGCCCGCGCTCGGCGCATAGGGGGTGCAGAGACAAAGCCGTCCTTCCTCCAGACGATCGGCCACGTCGCGGTCTTTCATGGTCCGCGAGAGAGAGTCAGCTAGGATTCCTAGCACTGTGCCTCCACTCGTAAGAGCGGAGTGCATCGCCGTGGAGTCGACCCCCTTTGCGCCCCCCGAAACAAGGGTCCAGCCTGCCTCTGCTATCCCGCGAGCCACATCCGAAGCGAAGTCTCGGCCAACTTCATCCACATTCCTGGAACCCACCACACCGACGCTCGCCTTGTTGAGAATCGCTAGGTTCCCCGATGCAAAGATCATCGCAGGCCCACGAGTGCCAAGGCGCTCAGACCATTTGGCGGGGAACGACGGGTCGAACGAGCACACGGGAACCACCCCGCATTCGCCAAGGCTCTGAATCTCATGCTCATAGAGAGTTAGGGAGTCTAGTCTCTTGGCCAGGGTTGTTTTAGCTTCTGCACCATAGCCCCGAACGGCCCCGCGCAGGTCTACTTCGTCGCCGCCCGAGGCAACAACACCCACCAGTTCCCGGAGCACCTTTGGTGGGAGCGTCGGCAGGCCCTCGATCAAGTGGCTGGACAGCGCGGCTACCAGGAGGCACTTCACGAGACGAACCTCCGGGGCCTCGCCGTAGCCAGCGCAAACGGCATGATCGGGCCGCTGCCCTTGGCCCGCAGCTCGACTCCGATTGCCGCCAGCGTCCAGCCTGAATCCACCACGTCGTCGACCAACAGCCCGATGCCGTGGCGCACCTCCACAGCTGCAAACGCTCCCCAAGCGTTCATGCATTGCGCCTGTTTCGTGTCCATCGCCTTCTGCGGCGGCCTGGGCGTCTTTCGGCGGACGCCCTCCACTGCCTCGATCCCCAAAGCCGCCGCCAGACGTCGCGCGAAGCGCTCCAACGCGCTCCCGTGTTGGGAGCTGGGGACCCAGGTCAGCCACCCAAAGCCCAGACCGGTGGCCCGAATCGCCTGGGCAGACGCCCCAACAAGCTCATCGGAGAAGTCCAAGAACTCATACTTGCCCTCTTTGACCAACTGCCCCCAGCCAGGCTCGTTGTAGGAGCTCAGCGCAATACCGTCCAAGAGCTGCTCATAGGGTCCGAGGTTCTTGGGCCTCCCTAGATCGACACCGGAGGGCAGCTTCGTGATTGCCTGGATCCGGTAGGTCGTGCCGTGAAGGAAGCGGCGGGCACGATCGATCAGTTCCTGCGACAAGTGGACTTCCGCGTGCGGGTGGCACCGATCGCAGTGGCCGCAAGGCTGTGGGTCTTCTTCATCAAGCATTCCGAGCAGGAGCTGCATCCGGCAGCCTTCATACCGGGCATAGAGCTTCATCTGTTCGAGCTCGTGAAACCTCTCCGCGCGAATGGCCTCGACGCGTTCCCAATCGAGGTTCCCCGCGCCCGGTACCTTGGACCAGCCTTCAGAAGTCCGCTCGATCAGCGCTTCGGCATCCAGGATCTCCAGCGCCTGACGGATTGCCGTGATGGGCGTCTTTGGGAAAAGCGCCGTGAGTTCGGAGAGGGCTTTGGGCGACTCCCCAGCGGCCTGCAAGATTCCCTCAAACAGCCACCGTGCCGGCAGCGCCGTCTCCGCAAAATGGACCGAAGTGGACGCGTCGTCCTCCATCCAGATCAGAGCGGCATAGGCCACGGGCAACGACCTGCCGGCCCGCCCAATCTGCTGGTAATAGGCGATGGGCGAGCCCGGAAGACCCGCGTGGACCACAAATCCAACGTCGGTCTTGTCGTAGCCCATGCCGAGAGCGGAGGTGGCCACGAGCGCCTTCAAGCCGTTCGCCATGAACTCGCTTTCGAGCTCCACCCGCCGTTCGTTGTCCAGGTCGCTGTGGTAGGCGTGGGCCTCGATTCCAGACTCCCTAAGCCAAAGGGCCGTTTTCTCGGCTTCGTTGATCGTCAACACGTACACCACTCCCGTCCCCGGGAACTTGGGCAGATAGCGCGCGAGCCAGGCCAGCCGCTCGGCGGGCTCGGACGTGCGAAACACGCTCAGCCGGAGGCTCTCCCGCGCGAGCCCGCCTCGGTGGACCGTGAGGCCCGGGCCCAATTGCTCCTCGATGTCGGCAATCACCCGGTTGTTGGCCGTGGCCGTGGTCGCCAGCACCGACGACCCACGGTTCAGGTCCCGCAGGACCCTCACGATGCGCCGGTAATTGGGCCGGAAATCGTGTCCCCAGTCGCTGATGCAATGCGCCTCGTCCACGACCACCAAGCTGGCACGATCGAGAAACAAGGGCAAGAGGTCACGACGAAACGTCGGGTCGGCGAGCCTCTCCGGTGACACCAGGAGCAGATCCACCTTGCCCCCGATCAGCGCCGATTCGATGCTCTCTCGATCTTGGTTGTTGGTGCTGTTGATGGACTCCGCCCGCAAGCCCAGGCTTTGTGCCATGGCGATCTGGTTGCGCATGAGCGCAAGCAAGGGGCTGATGAGAAGCGTTGGCCCGGCGCCGCGCTCGCGCAGGAGCTTCGTGGCAATGAAGTACACCAGGCTCTTGCCCCAACCGGTCCGCTGGACCACCAACAAGCGCTTTCCGCCCGAAAGCAGCGCCTCGATAGCCTCCCATTGGCCCGGCCGAAACGAGGCGTCTGGCCCCAGCGATGCGCGCAGCAGTTGCTGAGACGCGGCCTTCAACAGGCCAAATTCATCACCACCCCTTGTAGTAGACAATTGTCCGCATTATACAACATTGGGGGTCGCTCTCCAGGCCCATAGAAAGCTCATCAAGTGATCTATCTCTCCAAGGTTGCAACGGTGCAGCAGCTCGTTGATGTGGCGATCGCACCGTACTTCTGTGATTTGGTACAGTATTTTAGAACCAAGCTAGGTAAAGAACACCCATAGCTCTGTCGATAATCAATCTTGCTGTGCGGCCGCAAATGGGGCATCGATGAAAGCCTTGGGCAATCTGGAATTCAGTCGAAAAACACTTAGCTCTATCTTGCGCTTCTTCACGGACTGGATCGGAGCGTTGATCACGATCGGCGTGTGCATCTGTACGGTAGCGTCCAAGCATACGGTCTACGATCATCAGATCGACCACTTGCTCATCGTCTCGATCGCTTTCGCCGCCTTTCATCGGGGAACTCTTGCCGGCCTCATCTCGGCTGCCATTGCCGCCCTCACCCTTGGATTGGGGGCCATAGCCGATCCGGAATGGCAATTTTCATCGGAAGGCTTTGCCGACGGTGTGGTTATTTTTCTCTCGCTCCCGATGGTGTTCTCCGCCGGATCGCTAAGGCGAACCGTCCTTCGATCGATCGACGAGAAACTGGCGCTTG is a window encoding:
- a CDS encoding ThuA domain-containing protein; protein product: MSDKIRVTVWGENVHEHEMPKVAAIYPKGMHGCIADGLKEDPAFDVKIATLDMPEHGLTEEVLLNTDVLTWWGHAAHHKVDDAIAQRVKTRVLEGMGLIVLHSGHYSKIFKWLMGSSCSLCWREADELERIWICNPVHPIVQGIEGPYFEIPQEEMYGEPFGIPEPNETIMIGHFEGGNVFRSGVVFHRGAGTIFYFQPGHETYPIYHQKEIKLILKNAAKYVVPKGPRWIDQAPHIPKEQAPDPIAVKG
- a CDS encoding PD40 domain-containing protein, which translates into the protein MRRHPFRIVVLACGLIATSVSQAQLTEAPARNLVGARNLALSPDGSKLAFTYRGDIWVVSSKGGKAVPLTNHIEMEDNAVWSPDGKWIAFASNRYGNNDIFAVPAEGGAVQRLTWFSGSEVPSDWSPDGKRIAFRGTRDASENGIYELAVKTLKFKPLFLDMMPVNYPRYSLDGKSVLYTRLMQIPWNRPRYEGSGAAQVWKFDIASGNRSKVRANGFQHLWVSPAPGVEAYCVTVTDKTPSSSYVGKPIPRNVDTAAKTPNVYALDANGRVKRQTELVGAPARFLTAATKAPIMAFESDGSVYSLAPGGKPEKLSITAIIDDKTTNEERLVLTAGAEDLSLSPKNDAFVFQVRGELWSVPVKQEKGPNASDATQLTDWAGLDEQPFYAPDGKSLFFVSDRENARSLYLLNLETKAAKRLTPSDNDVFALQFTPDKKKLSFWLAGKTGGVYTISADGSGAPELVLSKPGNGPGAYAWSPDGRWVAYAKALDRSGYYYWESGTNIWVYDTQEKKEYNVTQENMPNGNPSWSADGKYLYYRSDRSAGGGGGRFGAASGAALYILPLTKEDVRSEELQLKYEKPGTTPKVTIDFDGIENRARRFIGQAPQSKVLMDPEKGDLYFLSEGDLWKAAYDGNDLKRMTSGGGVAGFDFSQDGKQIFYLKAGTLNILDFGKPNTPTTTVPYRADWTRDVRKERGAAFNQFWREYNRSFYDGNFHGRDWAAIKKRYEPLLDSVGHRNEMATLLNMMVGELESSHSEAGPGAGNPGGSTSAHLGFTADYRYDGPGIKIKEVPKGVPGSFTKTMLKAGEIVLQVNGKDGSMDEALYRDVLNDQTGREITLLVNATASKEGARTVKYRAISSGEYSGIVRRNLLEWRRKFVEEKTGGKLTYVHIAGMGGGNFDEFQRDFWQATQGKKGVIIDVRNNGGGNISDRLIDVIERQPNAIYVPRDEAPQLGPGQTWGLPTVVMMGETSFSNAEMFPYAMKARKLATLVGMPTPGYVIYTGGFPLIDGTSARMPGTGVYRLDGSPLEDLGEQPDFKVDWMPEEYFAGKDPQLDKAIEVLLGKVR
- a CDS encoding PEP-CTERM sorting domain-containing protein (PEP-CTERM proteins occur, often in large numbers, in the proteomes of bacteria that also encode an exosortase, a predicted intramembrane cysteine proteinase. The presence of a PEP-CTERM domain at a protein's C-terminus predicts cleavage within the sorting domain, followed by covalent anchoring to some some component of the (usually Gram-negative) cell surface. Many PEP-CTERM proteins exhibit an unusual sequence composition that includes large numbers of potential glycosylation sites. Expression of one such protein has been shown restore the ability of a bacterium to form floc, a type of biofilm.), whose amino-acid sequence is MNPTRLGVAGAFLSGSAIASCAIYNYATWTDTPDATHVNGTVMGIGLHFAGVYMDAQLNNTGTYYWTQGSPPPYTSAQVSNGPATRDVIRLRAVSSLNRIEFDSPVGNPIMDVLSLGRNGGPVRYTFNQPFTILSEGQGYFGNGTLTNPSGNILEGREGHGTIMFSGNVSSIEWTVDVAEFWHGFTIGAVPPVPEPSSLLGLCLGVAVAGRLRLTR
- a CDS encoding PEP-CTERM sorting domain-containing protein, whose protein sequence is MRVNRLSTLAAVLCALSVQAAAAVYTYANWSSQPDGGHVDGTIAGIGVHYTGEVYFANLNNTGVYYWTQYSPPPYTSATVSNGPGTTDIIGQSVSGVNRIDFDSPVMNPIMAICSMGQPGLPVTYSFNQSFTILSYGSGYWGSGTLTDLGGNVLEGREGHGTIQFSGAVSSIIWEVSPDEGWHGITVGIVPEPTSLVTLSLGGLALLRRRRS
- a CDS encoding DNA-protecting protein DprA; translation: MKCLLVAALSSHLIEGLPTLPPKVLRELVGVVASGGDEVDLRGAVRGYGAEAKTTLAKRLDSLTLYEHEIQSLGECGVVPVCSFDPSFPAKWSERLGTRGPAMIFASGNLAILNKASVGVVGSRNVDEVGRDFASDVARGIAEAGWTLVSGGAKGVDSTAMHSALTSGGTVLGILADSLSRTMKDRDVADRLEEGRLCLCTPYAPSAGFSAGNAMGRNKLIYAHAQATVVVSSDLGTGGTWTGAVEALRMGLGGLMVRSGEEMPPGNRALIGKGASPIWSAGELLESLKGHGVHQQSLFGSGQEQP
- a CDS encoding RecQ family ATP-dependent DNA helicase — its product is MSTTRGGDEFGLLKAASQQLLRASLGPDASFRPGQWEAIEALLSGGKRLLVVQRTGWGKSLVYFIATKLLRERGAGPTLLISPLLALMRNQIAMAQSLGLRAESINSTNNQDRESIESALIGGKVDLLLVSPERLADPTFRRDLLPLFLDRASLVVVDEAHCISDWGHDFRPNYRRIVRVLRDLNRGSSVLATTATANNRVIADIEEQLGPGLTVHRGGLARESLRLSVFRTSEPAERLAWLARYLPKFPGTGVVYVLTINEAEKTALWLRESGIEAHAYHSDLDNERRVELESEFMANGLKALVATSALGMGYDKTDVGFVVHAGLPGSPIAYYQQIGRAGRSLPVAYAALIWMEDDASTSVHFAETALPARWLFEGILQAAGESPKALSELTALFPKTPITAIRQALEILDAEALIERTSEGWSKVPGAGNLDWERVEAIRAERFHELEQMKLYARYEGCRMQLLLGMLDEEDPQPCGHCDRCHPHAEVHLSQELIDRARRFLHGTTYRIQAITKLPSGVDLGRPKNLGPYEQLLDGIALSSYNEPGWGQLVKEGKYEFLDFSDELVGASAQAIRATGLGFGWLTWVPSSQHGSALERFARRLAAALGIEAVEGVRRKTPRPPQKAMDTKQAQCMNAWGAFAAVEVRHGIGLLVDDVVDSGWTLAAIGVELRAKGSGPIMPFALATARPRRFVS